Part of the Phragmites australis chromosome 23, lpPhrAust1.1, whole genome shotgun sequence genome is shown below.
AGGTATACAGCTCAAAATTACTTACAGATAATGCTGCATGAGCTCCTTTTGGGAGTCTTATGTGCAGCCTGTGCTCCATCTCCATTTTCACCCCATTACCGTCGACAAAGCAACGAACGAAGATTGCAATTGCTGTTCCGCCCTCGATAACAAGCTGTATAAGTACGTTGCATAAGCTCGGACATGAAAAGATCAATTGAAATATTAAACAATAATGGTGAAATGGTCGGCACCGACCATCAACAGGACAAAGAACATGAGCAGAATAAATGTTGCGTAGTTCTTCCTCCCAATGCAGTTGTTCAGCCACTGtgtaaaataaagaaaaggctCAGCGTACATCACCATAATGAGATAGATATCAAATACTACAATCAACAAAATGTAACAAGCAGGGATTTGGCAGTTTAACAGGTATGATTGGTTTGGTGGTTACCCTGCAGTGGTGATCAAATCCATCAACACAGCGGTCACAGGTCTTGCAGTGCTTGCTGCGCAATTTCACCTGAAATGTGAAACTCAATGTGCTTTAGATCAATTGGTCAGACTAGTCTCCATTGGTCTATACCACAGAATTTTACAAACAATGCTTGGATTCAATCCATTTAGACTATCATTGATAACTTGAGACATGAACCATTAAACGAACGATCCATCGACATCGAAGTAAATTGCGTTTCTTGATTTCGCAATAAATAGTGGCAAATGTTCCAAACTACAGAATTTCGCAAGCAATGCTGGGATTCGATTAATTGGCATATCCAAATTTCAGAAACTAATCCATCCGCACCGAACTAAAAGTCATTTCTTGGTTTCTCAGAAACGAACAGAGCAGTGGCACAAAAACACAGACGAGTAGAGTCGAAGAAAAACCAATACCTCGCAGTCACAGATTGGGCAGAACGAGATGTCGTGCCCCTCAGCTGCAGCGCACGGCGAGACGATGTCCTCGAGGCTGGTGAATGCGAAGGGGAGCATGGGGTCGAGCTGGACGCTGGTGTTCCACTGCTCCAGGTAGCTCCTCCGCACCCACCGGTTGGTCACCCGCGCCTCTACCCGCTGGAGCACCCGAACCGCGTACCGCCACAGGATGTACCCGTAACGCAgcctcggcagcctccccccgccgccgcccctcgcGAGCTGCCGCCTCCGCTTCGCCTTCTTGGCTTGCGTCCGGTCGGAGGGGTCCACCGCCGTGCATCGCACGTAGAGAaccgctgccgcggcggcctgGAGCGGACCCAATCAGCAATTCAGCGTCAGAAGTCAGAACACACGCCACGCGACGCGGCGCGAGAAGCCGAGAAGACTCCATGAAGGCCGTGACAGGCGCGTGCGTACCGAGAAGGagaaggcggcgaggagggtGTCGCCGGCGACGGTGCTGCCGAGGTAGGGCCCGAGGACGAAGTAGAACGCGGCGACGAGGAGCGCGAACACCGCCACCCCCACCAGCTGCGCGCATGCGAGAAAGCCAAAGGTAACGTGAGCTCTCAGGAGCAAGAGCGTCACAGCCAGGAAGGACCAGAGAGCTCGCCAGAGGCGGGGGTACCTGGAGCGGGTGGAGGgggagctgccagccgtgcctCCGGCGCCACGGCGGCCGCACCGCCGTCGTGGTTTCTCTGTCGCCGCAGCCCATCGGTGAGATTTGTGCACGCGAGTGAGGTGCTCTGCTCTACTGCTCGAGTCAAGTCAAGCGGCTGCCGCTCTGCCTAGCGTGTTGGCTTGTGACTGGCATGTGGGCCAGGACCGCCGCCGCAGCAACGGTCGGCTCCATCCATCCAACgtctttccttttccttttgccTGTCTCGTTCTCCGTGGTTTCGAAATTTGAATCGGCTGCGGGGGCACGTGAACGCATCTGGGCCGTCGGATGCTTAAGATTGACCATGGGACGTCGGCGTGGTTGGATCGCAACGGTGGGGTTGACCTTTTAGATAGTTTAACATTAACATTTTCCGGAGAACTTTTTGGCAAGATTTGGAAGCCCGATTTGGACCAAAAACTAGTGTTCTTCAATTTTACATGTCACTTTGTTAAATACATCTCAAAAGTTAGTCCATGCCTAAGAGATTTTGAAatggatttaccctcgacaacGTCCTACACCAAGCTCCCCTCCAACTTTTGAGATGTACCAACGAAGAAAACAAGCTTTTCGTAGAGGAGCCATCTGGGTTTGAACCTGTTGCCTGTCTCCTATGTTAACAGTATGCTCGAAATGACAATTTTATTAAGTGACCTTCTAAACCGTTGTTTGGTTGGACAATCGGAGACTGTAGATGTGTAGATCTCATTAGGACGAATCCGTTCTGCTATCTAATGTCGAGTTTGAACACTTAATGAATTCATGATGAACCCAGTAAATTTAGATCGTtggtaaataaaaaatcaaaggaTAAGGCTCGATGGGATCGGCTCCCACCCGATCCCACCCACACTCGTCTCGCCCTCATCTCCACGTGGCTGAtgttgccgccgccaccgtcccGACCTCCCCCGTCACCGCACGCCCAGTCGTCGGACGCCGACCGGGGCGCCGCTGGTTGGTGGTATGGGAGGGGGAGCTGGGTGTAAGGCgttgtcgagggtaaatccctgacagtgattccggggtatgtcgGACGGTGGATGCGTGAACGGCGTTTCAGGGAGTGAATGTGTCTATGTGTGTAGATGAAGGATTCAGGGACACcgggggttatacaggttcaggtctcccAGAGGATAACAACCATACGTCCTATTTTTTATGTTATaatagatctcacttggttacatcgGTATTCTAGTAGATTGCTAGAATCAATCTGTCTTGGTTACAACGGGGTCCTCATccttttatatagtagggagagggagaactaacATGCGAGCTCTACACAGATGGCCTCTGcttattctaatatctaactcagatcatcattacggagtaccgGGCATGTAccccctgcaccgcccacgaTCTTATCCGTCGGGgccggtgcctggtgaagagaatcGTTCGGGCAAGTGTCCAATCCGGTCCTGTGACTAGGGGGGCTGGttgtgggtttgtgtgaaggtgtagcgagattggtcgctggaggctttGCACTGGTCGAGGTAGCTCATCAACCGATTAgattttttaggagatgttcccctggCTGTTTGCACCCTACATGGGGCCTGTTTAGctggggtacccctttacttgatacaccgacagtagcccccaagctccctcgtgATCGCGGTTCGGCCTGATCCTACCACCTGGGTCCCAGGGCAAACGTAGTTCTCCCTAGGAGTGGTTATTGACACCATTCGTCCTCAAAGATCAACCTTTGAGCTCCGCATCATGGGGGGAGGTTTCAAGTGCCCTGGGGGAGAAGAAAGGGAGAGGCATATTTATCATTGttggacctgaaggactcttggcTTTTTCTGCATGCCCCCTCGGGTTTTGAGCGGTTTGAATGCTGTGTTTGATGGGATGTCATTGTAGTCTTTTTGAATGACGGGTGTTTGAGGGTCCTTCGAGTCCTCCTTCTGCATTCTCTCCTTCCTTGAAGCTCTTTTGCACCTAGAGTCCAGTTTCTTCATCCCGTCTCACGCTTGGCTTCATAGAATAGATGGACCCGAAGTCATGGCACGCTCCCCTCCCTTCTTACCAGAGAGGTTGACGATTTTGGATGAACAGATGGAGGGGGAT
Proteins encoded:
- the LOC133906380 gene encoding protein S-acyltransferase 18, which produces MGCGDRETTTAVRPPWRRRHGWQLPLHPLQLVGVAVFALLVAAFYFVLGPYLGSTVAGDTLLAAFSFSAAAAAVLYVRCTAVDPSDRTQAKKAKRRRQLARGGGGGRLPRLRYGYILWRYAVRVLQRVEARVTNRWVRRSYLEQWNTSVQLDPMLPFAFTSLEDIVSPCAAAEGHDISFCPICDCEVKLRSKHCKTCDRCVDGFDHHCRWLNNCIGRKNYATFILLMFFVLLMLVIEGGTAIAIFVRCFVDGNGVKMEMEHRLHIRLPKGAHAALSMAFAIFALYSTAALGQLFFFHIVLIRKGMRTYDYILAMREAGQAFDPFDDSDSDESIDFDSPERPSFLYRMFCRKDEVNESARRLSVRIENDHGDASRRKDDIQINTWTLIKMSKEKAMAAAERARERIRQKLPTSPMKPLPLETKRGPLNPERRHITTGKEIVPVFTKSWLSGSPTARITSPRRRFSGSPSPKLQRYRSNFDLRLAEVSKELETHVSKQVLCSVVIKGAEDEGSSS